A section of the Phaseolus vulgaris cultivar G19833 chromosome 8, P. vulgaris v2.0, whole genome shotgun sequence genome encodes:
- the LOC137826800 gene encoding WAT1-related protein At4g08290-like — protein MECWKKVYDWFCNSKSYLIILSLQFGSAGMYLITMDALNKGMSHYVYVVYRNVIATVALGPFAFFLERKVRPKMTVRIFSEIMAVAFVEIILDQCFTFLGMKYTSASFASAVMNSVPSITFVLAIIFRLERMNIKEVGCLAKMSGTMVTLGGAFLMALYKGPILRIAGSSATHVDQPENVNDPSGHHWLLGACFLLIGCAGFAAFYILQAITLRKYPAEMSLATWICFLGALQSGAVTIFMEPNTPHAWSLAWDSRLVAYTYSGIVTSAIQFYVQGMVIKTTGPVFVTAFNPLRMIIVTALACIVLSEKLHLGSIIGGGVVVIGLYLVVWGKSKEQKKHLMPPSPEKVTLQRQQQLPVTVLRSDGNDNKPQLVIIGDKNQEMDEARTVTIENQQQ, from the exons ATGGAATGTTGGAAGAAGGTGTATGATTGGTTCTGCAATTCAAAATCATATCTGATAATATTGAGCTTGCAATTTGGCTCTGCTGGCATGTACCTTATCACCATGGATGCTCTCAACAAGGGCATGAGCCATTATGTATATGTTGTTTATCGTAATGTCATCGCCACTGTAGCTCTTGGTCCATTCGCATTTTTTCTTGAAAG GAAAGTTAGACCGAAGATGACAGTTCGGATATTTTCAGAGATTATGGCAGTGGCTTTTGTCGA GATAATACTTGATCAATGCTTCACGTTCTTGGGTATGAAGTACACGTCAGCATCATTTGCATCTGCAGTAATGAATTCCGTACCCTCCATTACCTTTGTACTGGCAATCATTTTTAG ATTGGAGCGTATGAACATTAAGGAAGTTGGATGTTTGGCGAAAATGAGTGGCACAATGGTTACTCTTGGAGGTGCTTTTCTAATGGCATTGTACAAAGGTCCTATTCTTAGAATTGCAGGTTCATCAGCCACCCACGTTGACCAGCCTGAGAATGTCAACGACCCTTCTGGACATCATTGGCTCCTTGGTGCATGTTTTCTCCTCATAGGTTGTGCTGGCTTCGCTGCTTTCTACATATTGCAA GCTATAACATTGAGAAAGTACCCAGCAGAGATGTCCCTAGCGACATGGATTTGCTTTTTGGGTGCACTTCAAAGCGGTGCAGTCACCATTTTCATGGAGCCCAATACCCCTCATGCCTGGTCTCTGGCCTGGGATTCTAGGCTTGTTGCATATACATATTCG GGAATAGTAACATCAGCAATCCAATTTTATGTGCAAGGCATGGTTATTAAAACCACAGGGCCAGTGTTTGTGACTGCATTTAATCCCCTGCGTATGATCATAGTCACAGCCTTGGCCTGCATAGTCCTCTCGGAGAAACTTCACCTTGGAAG CATTATAGGAGGAGGAGTGGTGGTAATAGGGCTTTACCTAGTTGTTTGGGGAAAATCTAAAGAACAGAAGAAGCATTTGATGCCACCGTCCCCTGAAAAGGTCACCCTGCAACGCCAACAACAACTACCTGTCACTGTACTCAGAAGTGATGGCAATGATAACAAACCTCAATTGGTCATAATTGGAGACAAAAACCAGGAGATGGACGAAGCCAGAACAGTGACTATAGAGAACCAGCAACAGTGA
- the LOC137825206 gene encoding uncharacterized protein, which produces MRVHEATTEKKGVEKPYERTQVGTRTRRDPPPKHNFRVELKELIVIPNIAARLKVPAKTNRKMGPNKNAWFEFHQANGHYIRNCLALAHQLNELVNSGLLKDYLQEPQNDQALVTAGADQGHEVPIHGEVNTISGGFSGGGCTASQRKKYAREVMVVEVQQVDHTPDVDLVFTKADLKDVIPHDNDPVVISLVTAGKKVHRVLVDQGSSADVMFWTTFNKLQLSTNQLRPYTGCLYGFAGDQVEVRGHIELRTTFTDGTTSCTTNIRYPVVNAPSTYNILLGRPTLNKIGAVPSTRHMKMKLPSL; this is translated from the coding sequence atgagggtgcatgaggccaccACGGAGAAAAAGGGGGTGGAAAAACCCTACGAACGAACCCAGGTGGGGACACGCACGCGAAGGGACCCACCCCCAAAGCATAATTTTCGAGTGGAACTCAAGGAGTTGATCGTTATCCCGAACATAGCGGCAAGGTTGAAGGTGCCAGCAAAGACCAACAGGAAGatggggcccaacaagaacgcttgGTTTGAGTTTCACCAAGCAAATGGGCACTACATACGCAATTGCCTGGCCCTGGCACACCAACTAAATGAGCTGGTAAATAGCGGTTTATTAAAGGATTATCTTCAAGAGCCGCAGAATGATCAGGCATTGGTAACTGCAGGGGcagatcaggggcacgaggtgcctatccacggggaggtAAACACAATCTCAGGGGGATTTTCGGGAGGAGGATGCActgcctcccagcgaaagaagtacGCACGGGAGGTGATGGTGGTGGAAGTACAACAGGTAGATCATACTCCCGATgtcgacctcgtcttcaccaaggccgacctcAAGGATGTCATACCCCATGACAATGACCCGGTAGTAATTTCGCTAGTCACAGCAGGAAAGAAGGTACATCGCGTCCTCGTGGACCAAGGGAGTTCAgccgatgtgatgttctggacgACCTTCAATAAATTACAACTATCCACGAACCAGTTAAGGCCCTACACCGGATGTTTGTACGGTTTCGCaggagaccaggtggaggttcGTGGGCATATAGAGTTGAGGACGACATTCACGGATGGCACAACTTCGTGCACTACCAACATCAGGTATCCCGTTGTTAATGCTCCATCGACCTACAATATACTGTTAGGTAGGCCAACTTTAAACAAGATCGGAGCAGTTCCCTCcacaaggcatatgaagatgaagttgccttccctTTGA